A DNA window from Halomicrobium mukohataei DSM 12286 contains the following coding sequences:
- a CDS encoding TRAM domain-containing protein, with protein MEISEKLLCLFSAEITDEGDRYTVEVPQREVDTGSVDPGETYRVALIRADEASEESEEPSPQPSQTPSSEPQPPVEPGEIRYVEIEDIGKQGDGIARVERGYVIIVPGAEIGERVKVEVSEVKSNFAVGEIIDETV; from the coding sequence TTGGAAATCTCGGAGAAACTACTGTGTCTGTTTAGTGCGGAGATCACTGACGAGGGCGACCGCTACACCGTGGAGGTCCCACAGCGGGAGGTCGACACCGGATCCGTCGATCCCGGCGAGACGTATCGCGTCGCGCTGATCCGGGCCGACGAAGCGAGCGAGGAGAGCGAGGAGCCGTCGCCACAGCCGTCACAGACGCCGTCTTCGGAGCCCCAGCCCCCGGTCGAACCGGGCGAGATCCGCTACGTGGAGATCGAAGACATCGGCAAGCAAGGCGACGGCATCGCCCGCGTCGAACGGGGCTACGTGATCATCGTCCCCGGCGCTGAGATCGGCGAGCGCGTCAAGGTCGAAGTCAGCGAAGTCAAGTCGAACTTCGCCGTCGGCGAGATCATCGACGAGACCGTCTAG
- a CDS encoding M48 family metallopeptidase: MVERILPDALGTETAGRLVDGALVACLLAAVTACWLTGLQPVAVAALVAGSVGLERAVGRLTRRRILDTAAQTGRPADRRLRELVTDVADRVDVSTPRVVVESSPEPGVTVLQGGDGPVLLLSERIVDDLDCEALRGVVGHELAHLDGGHIDWLDSRDPVAHVVGAAVFWVVVGQHLGPALSLVGLAVYVGTGVLRRTALPQLYYLAGSLGVVLVPLALVALGRRLEERQADDRAVAIAGANAFCRGLLGVTTARNEASGADGPLAAPATGEGRGLVARVTATHPPLSRRFARYGVDLDALRDA, from the coding sequence ATGGTCGAGAGGATCCTGCCCGACGCCCTCGGGACCGAGACCGCCGGCCGTCTCGTCGACGGCGCGCTGGTCGCGTGTCTCCTCGCCGCCGTGACGGCCTGCTGGCTCACCGGTCTCCAGCCGGTCGCCGTCGCGGCGCTGGTCGCTGGCAGCGTCGGGCTGGAACGCGCCGTCGGCAGGCTCACCCGTCGCAGGATCCTCGACACCGCAGCGCAGACGGGACGACCCGCCGACCGACGCCTCCGCGAGCTGGTGACCGACGTGGCCGATCGAGTCGACGTTTCGACGCCTCGCGTCGTCGTCGAGTCGTCGCCCGAGCCCGGCGTCACCGTCCTCCAGGGCGGGGACGGGCCGGTCTTGCTCCTCTCGGAACGGATCGTCGACGACCTCGACTGTGAGGCGCTCCGGGGTGTGGTGGGGCACGAACTCGCGCACCTCGACGGCGGCCACATCGACTGGCTCGACAGCCGAGACCCGGTCGCACACGTCGTCGGAGCCGCGGTGTTCTGGGTCGTGGTCGGGCAGCACCTCGGTCCCGCGCTGTCGCTCGTCGGACTCGCCGTCTACGTCGGGACTGGTGTCTTACGGCGTACCGCACTCCCACAGCTGTACTACCTCGCTGGGAGTCTCGGCGTGGTACTGGTTCCGCTCGCACTGGTCGCGCTGGGACGGCGTCTCGAAGAGCGACAGGCCGACGACCGGGCGGTCGCGATTGCCGGCGCGAACGCGTTCTGCCGGGGGCTGTTGGGCGTCACGACTGCCCGCAACGAGGCTTCGGGAGCGGACGGACCGCTCGCCGCTCCCGCGACCGGCGAGGGGCGCGGGCTGGTCGCACGGGTCACCGCGACACACCCGCCGTTGAGCCGTCGGTTCGCACGGTACGGCGTCGATCTCGACGCGCTTCGGGACGCCTGA
- a CDS encoding ABC transporter permease, translating into MDPRESFTIAARSIRSHKLRSTLTVIGVVIGIASVVTFATFGASVQAEIVGGIADSGANNVYVLGQPADEEGFQQALQPVFTEYDLDRLAEIDGVEAVVPRGTIPINAVTHRGDTVALQQATATTPEAVTDETLVAGRSFERGANETVLNRAAAEATFEENVTVGDEITVDRADETWTLTVVGIVNGTAGELPVGDFGPQPGLYVPADPFYESVVESPNANARLRAYPQATVISDPASTLAVTDAVETYLQERSDARQLAPDGVELVARTSGDFAEQISDVIDQITRFVTGIAVIALVVGAIGIANIMLVSVTERTREIGIMKAVGARNRDVMELFLLEATLLGAGGALLGLPLGLAVAWGATRYAEVGFAFAPVWSALAVLVGVLVGVVAGLYPAWRAARVDPIDALRYE; encoded by the coding sequence ATGGACCCGCGCGAGTCGTTCACGATCGCGGCCCGCTCGATCCGCTCGCACAAGCTGCGCTCGACGCTGACGGTGATCGGCGTCGTCATCGGTATCGCCTCGGTCGTCACCTTCGCGACCTTCGGCGCGAGCGTCCAGGCCGAGATCGTCGGGGGAATCGCCGACTCGGGCGCGAACAACGTCTACGTGCTCGGCCAGCCAGCCGACGAGGAGGGGTTCCAGCAGGCGCTCCAGCCCGTGTTCACCGAGTACGACCTCGACCGCCTCGCGGAGATCGACGGCGTCGAGGCGGTCGTTCCCCGCGGGACGATCCCGATCAACGCGGTGACTCACCGCGGGGACACGGTGGCGCTCCAGCAGGCGACGGCCACGACGCCCGAGGCCGTCACCGACGAGACGCTGGTCGCCGGGCGGAGCTTCGAGCGCGGTGCGAACGAGACGGTGCTCAACCGCGCCGCGGCCGAGGCCACTTTCGAGGAGAACGTCACCGTCGGCGACGAGATCACGGTCGACCGCGCCGACGAGACGTGGACGCTGACGGTCGTCGGCATCGTCAACGGGACCGCCGGTGAGTTGCCGGTGGGCGACTTCGGCCCGCAGCCGGGGCTCTACGTCCCCGCCGATCCCTTCTACGAGAGCGTCGTCGAGAGTCCGAACGCGAACGCCCGGCTGCGCGCGTACCCGCAGGCGACCGTGATCTCCGATCCGGCCTCGACGCTGGCCGTCACCGACGCGGTCGAGACGTACTTACAGGAGCGGTCCGACGCCCGCCAGCTCGCGCCCGACGGCGTCGAACTGGTCGCCCGGACCAGCGGTGACTTCGCCGAGCAGATCAGCGACGTGATCGACCAGATCACGCGCTTCGTCACGGGGATCGCGGTCATCGCGCTGGTGGTGGGCGCGATCGGCATCGCCAACATCATGCTGGTCAGCGTCACCGAGCGCACCCGCGAGATCGGGATCATGAAGGCCGTCGGCGCGCGCAACCGCGACGTGATGGAGCTGTTCTTGCTGGAGGCGACGCTGCTGGGTGCCGGGGGCGCGTTGCTCGGACTCCCACTGGGGCTCGCGGTCGCCTGGGGCGCGACCCGCTACGCCGAGGTGGGCTTCGCGTTCGCACCCGTCTGGTCGGCGCTGGCCGTGCTGGTCGGCGTGCTGGTCGGCGTCGTCGCGGGGCTCTACCCCGCGTGGCGGGCCGCCCGCGTCGATCCGATCGACGCCCTCCGATACGAGTGA
- a CDS encoding ABC transporter ATP-binding protein translates to MAQADADDVVTLSGVRKTYDLGGVVEALAGVSLSLPRGSYTAVMGPSGSGKSTLLNLVGGLDTATEGTVTVGGRDLSAATEGERAAIRGSRVGFVFQTFNLMPRLTAVENVAMPLVFDGWGRTERRERARDLLADVGLGERLDHRPTELSGGQRQRVAIARALAPDPELILADEPTGNVDTETGERIMSLLDDLHAAGNTILLVTHERRIAAHAERIVHVRDGAIERIEELSD, encoded by the coding sequence ATGGCTCAGGCTGACGCGGACGACGTGGTCACGCTGTCCGGGGTGCGCAAGACGTACGATCTGGGCGGCGTCGTGGAGGCGCTTGCCGGCGTCTCCCTCTCGCTGCCTCGGGGCTCTTACACCGCCGTGATGGGGCCGAGCGGCTCGGGCAAGAGCACCCTCTTGAATCTCGTCGGCGGACTGGACACCGCCACGGAGGGAACGGTCACCGTCGGCGGGCGGGACCTCTCGGCCGCCACGGAGGGCGAGCGGGCTGCCATCCGGGGCAGTCGCGTCGGGTTCGTCTTCCAGACGTTCAATCTGATGCCCCGGCTGACCGCGGTCGAGAACGTCGCCATGCCGCTCGTGTTCGACGGCTGGGGGCGCACCGAACGCCGCGAGCGCGCCCGCGACCTGCTCGCCGACGTGGGACTGGGCGAGCGACTGGACCACCGGCCGACCGAGCTCAGCGGCGGCCAGCGCCAGCGGGTCGCCATCGCCCGCGCGCTGGCACCGGACCCGGAGCTGATCCTGGCCGACGAACCGACCGGCAACGTCGACACCGAGACGGGCGAGCGGATCATGAGCCTGCTCGACGACCTCCACGCGGCCGGCAACACGATCCTGCTGGTGACACACGAGCGCCGTATCGCGGCCCACGCCGAGCGCATCGTCCACGTCAGAGACGGCGCGATCGAACGGATCGAGGAGCTGAGCGACTGA